The nucleotide window ATTTGCCTGAAGACAATACgagttattgttttacttgttttgctgccACTGCACATTTCTCTCATTAGTTTTCTTGGGGGGGTCACGGTTTCTATGgtccccttatctgctggttcTACTTGCACAGTttctatggtctccttatctgctagTTTCagttgaccaggtgcaaggccaaggcgcctccgggaacagaaagtaaagaacacaaatagctgaaTTAGTCATTTCAAAACAGAATAGCTGAGTTAGTAattttgaaacagcataatatagtttgagttaattctcactatacttgtggctatataaattttatatacattcacagcATCCACAATTTTTAACAGAGGGGGATGATTGCTGCAAAATCACCTGCCTAATTCAGGCCGTGTCACGGACATGCGAAGTAGGACCTGTAAACACAAGAAAGAAGGTTTCCGATTGAAGCATCATGTGACCACAGCTTTAGGCTAGTTAGCGATAAGTTGGGAGGGGCGGGGTGGTAACATTTGACTGGAGACCggcattaaaaaaactttatggaaactttttatatttattctttttttttttctaggatttGGACCTTGGGGTCAGGGCGGAAATCATCAAGGAGGTAAATACCAGAAACCACTTTGGGTTCCCAACTTTATgctaatataatattttggggtGGACAAATAGCGCAGGGCAGTAGATGTATAAGGTTGCCTATGGAGGCCTGTCAGGGGTTTACTTTCATAATCTCATGTAAAAGACATTTAATAGGGTTGTGACAAGCCAAGTAAACGAGTCTTAGGATGTACTCTGCACGTCATTGTTAGTATCAGGGAAGATTACAGAGTGTTTAAGTGAAACTCCTACCTCTGTCAGGTTTATAATATTGaatgtaaaatactaaaacatttgTGCCCATCCCATCCCTATAAAATGTCAATTAGATCAGCTGATCTCCACTTATAGGTGAGGTGAATACAAAGCGCTGGCATATTTATAACGTGCCGATTAGACCGGATCTCAGCCTTATGAGGGTCTTTGAGTAGTGGGGATCAGAAGTGTCTTTACAAGCACATTATTTGCAGATATTCCAAAGCAAGGTTCACGTAATGACTTCTAAAAATGAGATGAGTATATGATCGCTGCTTTAGTGTAAATAAGGAATGACTAAAGTAGTGGTTGGCACCGGACAAGACCTGAGCACCCTTTTATAAATCTGGCGGTGTTCAGATTTTAAGATGGGGAAGACAAAGACGTGGTGATctggtattgtatttttatttccttatgaTAGTCCAATGTCTTTaatattgtctttgtttttttgtactccACCTGACTTAAATTGAACAACATCACCGtttatttcttctgcaatatGTATTTGATGTATCTCAGTGGTCACTTATGTTAATATTTCACTGCTGTATCTTTTTAGGACCATTCATGGACCATGGAGGTCCGTGGCAAGGTGAGTGTTACAACCTTTCATTTAAATTGACCATTTTTATACTAACATGCAAGTTAGatgtttatttttagcttttatttatttagctccaacatattatgcagcgctgtacaatgtccgtagtcatgtcactaactgtccctcagaggggctcacaatctaatggccctaccgtagtcatatgtctttaataaaggccaatttttaggggaagccaattaacctaactgcatgtttttggaatatcggaggaaacccacataaacatatgcaaactccatgcagataacgtcctggcttagattcgaacctgggacccagcgctgcaaccTTAGCACATTCAGAGTGTGGTTTAACAAGATCTCAACATAATTGGCAAAAGTCATCCAAATTCAAGATGGGAGTCTAGGAGTTTGTAGAATCCACTGATCTGATCTTGTTTTTTCATAGGGTTTGACTTTCCTGAACCGATGATGGATGTAGGAGGACCCGGCCCCATGTTCAATCAAGGATTTGGGATGCCACCTGATTTACCACCAATGCCTGACAGGTAATTCTATTCTACAGTTTAGTGGGTGTAATAGCGGAATGGTTGGATATAATATCACTATAGACTAGAGGAAAGAAACagaacagctgttttttttttttggcaaacccAAGATGTATTCAATGAGATAATCTCatagaatacaaaaatacataatgcGGATCTCACAGAGTATCCAAAAGGTGGTCAATCAATTTGGTACTAGACATCAATGAATCTACTTAGGTTACACACAGTGTAAGTGTGTAAATATTGCGAGTTGCATATTGGACGCAGAATACTATGCACAGCTTGTAGATCCTATTTGTTTCGTCCAgtaagggcttcttcaggggttactGCACAGTAGCTGGTTTTAGCACAAGTACTGGATGCGGTGTTTAGTTGTTATTCACGTATGTTTATATGAGTGTTGGATAAATGTCAAAGGGAAAGTACCTGGATCAAGCATGTATATTCTTGCTGAGAAGGAAATCAGCAGCCagtcagaggaggaggaggggaaggaGAGGCTGCAGCCGCAGCTAGTCTCCTGTGTGAGTAACGGCTCATATACAGAAACATGTGTATACCAACTAAATACCACATCCAGTACTCCAGTGCTAAAACCCGCTACCGTGAagtaatcccctgaggaagcccttactgggcgaaacgtgttgggccTACTCGTTGAGCATAGGATTTTGTGTCCAATTACACTGTGTgtaacctaccgtatttttcgccctataagacgctccggaatataagacgcacccaattttaaaggaggaaaatctagaaaaaaaagattctgaaagattattccccttttgatcactcatgtgccattcataccggtattccccttctgatcactcatgtgccattcaaattcccttacTGATCACTCTCttcctttcaaattccctttctgatcactctgtgtcattcaaaattcctttctgatcactctgtcattcaaattccccttctgatcactctgtgctttttttccactgtacggcagttaggacagggaacagcaggtggcgctgtgccggcttctttcgctctgctttacagacaggagaagacacgtgctgctgccagagacaagaggagacagacgctgctgcagccagagacacacgcaggatcgggtatcgggtgagtatattattttagttattttatcacacctttgtcgtataggacgcactaacttttccccccagttttggggaagaaaaagtgcgtcttatatggcaaaaaatacggtaagtaggTTTATTGATTTCTAGTACCAAATTGATTGACCAACTTTGGGATCTTCTGTGAGATCTGCATTATGTATTGATTAATTTTTGTATTCTATGAGATTATATCACTGAACACACCTTAAATGTGCCAAATAACGCAGCTGTTCTGTGTCTGTACTATAAATCCTATTCTACAGCTTTGTTTTCTTGTCCAGGAGGTGCCTCAGGCCACGTgggctaaataaaaatatttaccacaaatattGTTGAAAGTGATTGTGTACTGtgggaaaaataaagtacatccTTGGCATCATAAGCTGCCTTGTCCTATTTATCagaaatacctatttttttccttAGCTTTATTGTGTTGATAGTTCTATTTCCACTTTGACTTCAACTTTTAGACAGATGTTCAAActaagatctaatgtttgcctattTAGATATGACAATGAATCTAGAAAATACAGTACAccctatggaaataaacatatatactgcAACAGAAAGTTAACCATTTTCATAgaagtatacatattttttgtctGTGGGGTGTACTGTATTTTCTGGTTTTATTGAATAGTCAGATGGTTGGgcatttttgatcatttttactAGCATTGTCAAAAACAGCATCTAAAATGCTATCAAACTTTGTGATGGATGTGGGAAAATAATGATCATGTGCTCTGTTTTATGGTGTCAGGATGGAGCAGGCCCATCTATTCCTTAGTAGAGGGGTATGTCCTAAGTAAGGATGAATTACTCTTTTCAGATGTGACATTAATGGGCTGGAGGAATATAGCAGGGAGAAATATAAAGGTCCCTACACTCTTTAGGGTTGCACAGCTCTCAGTTAACTGATTTGTCGAGGTTGTCAGATATCCCAGAATGTCCACCactcaaaatgttattttttaaattagtaaacAATTGACAAGATCCAGTGGGATGTTGAAGCTATTTAAACCAACTCTCATGGTGTTTGCATGTATGGCACTTTATTGAGGGGAGGGGGGTGCCTTGGGCAATCATATCTATTAGCATTATGCAAAATGCTAGTTTTCTCATTCATCATGGCTATCTTATAACTTCTTTATTTTTAGGCCACCTTTCCTCCCGCCGTTTGAATTTCGTGATGGAGGAAATCCTGCATTTGACAGAGATATGGGATGGCTTAGCGAAAGAGGAAATCCATTCTGGGACAGGCCTGCTGCTGCCCGTCAAGGCTTTCTACGTCCTTTTGACCGCAGCAATGCTAAAGGTGTAAGTTGATATAACAGTTACAATCAGGTGTATGAAAATATGCCAGGACGTACATAACTTTGTGGGAGAATTTTCCATgagtttaaaagaaatgttttttgtagaATGTTCTCTTTTTGGGGTGTCCTAGATTCAATGAATGACCAATAGATCTTATAAAAGGTTTAGTTACAAATGaaggtaatattaatatatatatataatatacatatatatatatatatatctggaaTGGGAAGGTGTGTGGGTAATGTCTATGGATAACACCAACTAAAATTTTatcattagaatataaaaaaaactctgcccataaaaacaaaattgggatccaggtactggtagggtacagtcatgtgtaacagggcagcgtgtttggATGGGTAGAGTTTATGCTGTAATAATGctatggtgatgaaagtttggggggtgttggCCACAAGTGTCCGCACACCTACGCATTCTGTTTACCTGTACCTCTCTGTTCTtaagaaattagggttcaaggtagggaagcagacagtttgagGGGCAGaggtttattttatgttctattgatgccatgctaatgaaattataGGGGTTTATACACAGGTGTccaccacttgcacctacattttcagtttcctggaCCTCCcctttccagataaattggggttcaaagaacataatcAGAAAgtgtagcatagtattacaattatagttttgtgaacttgctatgtaagtgaccccgggggtccttaatttccattttcaattttgggctcctaggtgcactttcttatgaaacagcaacccaaatgttcaatagtttttaaactcatgattcccatatcttgaaattaaaaaaatacattttagtaattacTAGCTATGAGAGTACCCTACAAATTTAAAGTAATTGCAACCAACAGATTAGGAGATCTGGACTGAAGGactgaacacaatgagttgttaggctgcagaacagacaaccagactttacacacacagctattacACTGTGGGTGGATAAATCACACAGGCAGTTTATTTTTTGCCCATAGAATATGGGCAGTAATGGGGCACGGGGTTTGGCACTgcctgtcctgcccccatcttgctatcacatgcatgatgctcttaaagcatcaccacattttaccaatatataaagggtgacattcctcttgtttttataatagaaaaaaatgttttgtttttcttttaaaattttttggggaagacccctctccttctgtctttactgccatggtggtaaagactgcagggtaaatctgcagcctcctggggtatttgtgtcacatatatatatatggacattCTCTCAAAACTACAGAAGTCAGgattttctctccttgaaccacacccctcagcaagtccagagcaaatcaTATTGCTGATCCATTATTGGTAAAGTCTTGCTCAAGAtgtcactaaagctacatacacacgtccaatggtgcttgtccgataatcggctcaggaccgatatcagacgagaatccggcgtgtgtgtacagcgcccgtcgtccatcgtccgaatgaccatcctggcagatccacggacgatggacgacgaacgatcctaatgcaagggaaggggtagagTGCGTAGCTGTGTgtcgctctgttgttctccccctcccctctccatagagcagaataatgctgtatgtacagcactcgttcatgcatcgtacagtccttagtcgttggaaaggattgtgaaagatcctttccagcaacaataattgcacgtgtgtacgcggcttaagtTCACCATTGTCCTGGATTTGAGATTGTTATAACAGACCCCTGCCTCCCCTCCAGGAGGACTGGAGCAATAATAAGTAGGTTTCGACAGGAAAtaccaccaggtggtcaaacCTGCCCATGTGTTAATAATCCTGAGGCATCCACTTATGGACGatcactcattgggcctgatttattgacgctctccaaggctgcagaggatacacttccattactgaagctgggtgatatagcaaacctgaaaaagatctggtccaggattgaaaacatttgctaacacatagcaaatgacttttaagaaatccattttagtttTGCTGGATACATCCTGATATCAATCACTTCCAGCAGTCCTCCCATCCTTTTTGGCAGGAGACACAGAAGGAAGATGGGGACaccaaatttgtttttgttttgttttttgccttgtagatttatatgtatatttgaaaaataataaagcccCTCTACAAACAATGTAAAAGTAACTCAtccccatttttttctgctaaaggagaatatactcacctaaatcctCAATATATTTCCTTTGGTAGCACCATTTTCTAGGTGCAGGGGACTGGATCCTTCTAATCCAGCTGTATAGAATGTACTTATGCTGGCCGGTCCCTTCACGGTCCCCTTACACCAACGTCACCACTGCAGTCTGCTCTTCTATGTTCTAAGAGGAACCCACCATTAAACAAGAGAGAGTACTGGAGTGTTACTTGACAGCAATTcgattttttgtatatatgtatgtgaatatgtatgtatgtgtgtgtgtatatatatatatatatatatataaatgctttgaCAAAGACCATTCCTACTTTCATTATGCcggtactttttatttttccaccacCATGACCATTTTAAACATCTCTAAATCTCTTTTCCTGACATGATTGTCTCTGTAAATCCTACAGACAGATGATTACTTCtcaaagaagaagagaaaaaagaggatCTTCTCTGCAGTACAGCCAGCTCCAGTGACAGACAAGAAGAGTGACGGTATGGGTTCTCTGATGGTCATTTAAACATTGTACACGGTTTAGCTTCTCCGGTGCTGCACCTGTGATCTTACAAACATTCCCTCCTGATTGTTGGTCCTTCCGGCACTCCCTGCAAACGCACAGCTTCAGTAAAGTCTGTTTTCTAAACTGAATAAATCTGTGATTTTCTGCCTTCTGGGAATGAGTCACCAAATCCCTTTCATTTGGTTGGttaccaataaacattttcttctttattgattttttttgataAGGATATTTGATATTTTCTGTGTCTGTTCAGTGTCTTCTTTACATATTTCTTATAGGTCCCCCAAAGACATTTGACCAGCAAGGCAAGCAAGGGAGCAAACCACCATCAGCTACACAGGTTAAAGATGTGAGTACATTTACCATCTGTGACAGAAAGGAGGCATGCCTCATGTTTAGCCTatagaaaataaatctgaaaaactAACTACTAATTAGAGGTTGGGGTCAGTAAAAACTGCTTGTCAAAACAAATAGGAGATGCTCAGATATCGGCAGCTGAAATTATATGCAGAGCTCATATTCAGACTCACCCCccttttttaccatgtttttttattgagaaaatgggaacaaaaatacaaacaacacaGAATTACCAGAAGAAGAGAGATACCAAGCCAAAAGACAATTGAAAATACGAATCGTGTGTGTAAGAATAATGTTGTTAGGGTTTCCGTCTATATGGTCTGTATTGATTTATGCTTATACCACAGACGTCTGGGAGAGCGATCAATGATGACACAGAGACAAATATTCACTGGTCAACATCTCAACTTTATAATTGGTAACAAGTTCTTTTATACATGTTCATAGGGTGTTTGTCTAatgattacaaaatatataaatgctgcaCACGGACTATCTACAGTAATTGGCAGGAACAAGTATAATACCCataaacatttaatgatattTTCTAAGAAACCATTGTTCCTCATTTAACAGAAATCATGTCAAATTGTCATGTTCTGATACATTATTGAAACATAATCAATATAGCCAAGAACATTCCTTGGCGCACAAATAACTCaaattaaccccccctagcggtaatcccgagtgtgactcggggtgcattttacctgcaaataacGGTAATCaagagtcacattcggggtagctttaaccttgCTTCGTTGTCGtccccccagcatcctgctggtgcccgcaggtcctggggacacctcctcttcctccgatctctagccgcgcaatgcagagacgatctccggggtttcccagtgaagTCGGTTTTATTAAATTGGGTCATGTCAGTCACAAGAAACTATACAATTTAAGAACATGAAAGAAGCGGACCTACCTCTTCTAAGATCTTTTTCCCCTTTGATTGTAAAAAGTGCCTGATTGGTCAGTAGGTATATGGGTGGGCAGCAGAACCATATTTGTACAGAAACTGTTGTCTGTCTACAACAGTGGACCTGCTAATATTTTTCACTAAAAGATGGTGACCTACAAATAAGAAAAATCTGATCCTTTATGAAATTTGCCATTAGTGATGCCTTAAATGATATTTGCATATTCACAGATACACTTGGCCTGGCTCCTGGATACCTCTGTGGCCAGCCTTACCCTACCTTataaaaaatctgataaaattGTTTTCCTAGCAGTATTGACAccaatatctttttatatttcatcacaGTCCTAGAATTGTGATATTGTGTATATCTCTATCATAAGTAAGACTGTCTGTGCCTTTATTTATTACAGCCAAAGCAACAGAATGGAGATGCAAAAAAACAATCTACGCAGGAGAATAAAGGtacgttatatatatattattgatatgttgaaagatagatatatatagatatatatatatatatatgtgttgggTGGTTAAACCTTcactaataaatgtattcattaatttCCAGATGACAAAACAAACCAGCCAAATGCAAAGCCCAAGACTGAAGAGGCCGATGGAAAAGTGTAAGTGTCACTGTGTGTGATTGTAATATAGTGGCGATCAGAAGAGGAGGAGGCGCTTTTGAAGTCCAGCAGAGATCACAGTGACGAAAAAGCCATATCAGCTCAATAAAAGTAGTGCATTCAGAACAGGAAgaatttattatgtgttttaaaagGGCAACAACATGGAAAATATGTATTGCAGGTTTTGCTAAGGTTTTGCTAAGACATAGTCTTTAAAGTTACTTGTGAAGCAGGTTCACTATATTGGTGACCCCAGCTGTGAGTTTAGTTTTCTCTCCATTACTCCCCAACCTacgggcctgattttttaaagctctccaagactggagaagatagactatcatgggagagcctaggtgattcatcaaacctggaatagattccttaaaaatcattgctattagttggcaaatgttttcaatcttggaccagatccatttcaggtttaatgGATCAACCCGGTTCtctttatcttcttcagtcattgagagctttgataaatcagtatTTTTAGCCCTCAGGAATCAAAACAAATACCATGTATGTTCAGAGATAAGAGGGTGTAAGcccttaggggcagggtcctctcctcctttatcactctctgtattagtctgtgatttgcaatccctatttaatgtacagcgctgcgtaatatgttggcgctatataaatcctgtttaatattattaataataataataataataataaagagggcATGTGACTACCTGTATGATGGCATTTGTGCATGGTTATTGGCCCAACATTGGTCACACGTGGGAATAAGAAGGTTAGTCGGGTGTTCAGATATTTTTAGTTATACCAAACCCAAAAGCCAATTATCTTTTGGCTAGAAGAAACAATGCTCGGATTATTGTGCCTGTTCACCCAGAGGGGAATGTTTTGTTCTAACaaaactgatgttaaaaaaactttttgaaaaatctTACAGTTCTCTACAAaactattcttgttttttttctagactGAATTGGCTTTGTGTTTTATGATTTGTCCAGTTGTTTTATTGAATGGTGTCCTATTGTCCCCTCAGTGTTCCAGAAATGATGAACCCTACAGAGATGCCTCCAGTAAGCGGTGCTTCAAACACAACTTTTACATGTAAGTTGTGCAGATACGAAACCCAGGATGAGAAGGAAATTCTGAAACACTTTAATTCCAGTCAGCATATAGAGGTCATTCGGCACCTATACATCTTCCTGCCAGGAAAAAGAGTGGACTTTATACAGGTGAGACATGAGCACTGCTCTGACCTGCCGCTGCTCCGACTTACTACTGCTCATGTTTTCTGTTacaatgtgtctgatttattcattgctctctaagactggagacgatggactatcatgggagaacctgaatgatcctgcaaacttggaatagatttcctaaaaatcatttgatcttagttggcaaatgttttagtcttgaaccagatctattccagatttgctggatcatccaggttctcccatgaaagtccatcttttccagtcttggagatctttgatACTCCCACATTCTGGAAGGGACAGGCTTTCTGCTCAGTTTGTGGTTTCTTTCCAAACAAAGCAAATAtcgatttattttgttttgaagcaTTTTGCTGATTGACATTGAAATCTCTAACCCACCCAGCAAGTGTGGATACCCAAAAGTGAGGAATTAAATGTGCAGGTGCTCACTTTCACATATTTTCCGCACACCCAGGAGTCTCCTTAATGAGGTACTGCAGATGACACTGCGTCAGTGGTGAGGTGAAGAGGTAATGTCTTTACCTCCACTATGTCACAGTGCTCACCCCTAGCAATTGGCTGCTAGACCCACGTCAGCGAAAGGAGTGCACTTGGTGTATTGCCTCTTCCAGCTGCACCTTTTCCCCTTACTTGCTTCAAATTGACTGGCTGCCAATGGAAGGAGGTCACACTCTCCACCATTCATTAAAGCACAGGGTTCTCTATCTGGTCGCAGCATGGGAGCTGTGTTACTGGTATTATAACTACATCATagagacatcatttttttttttttttttttaacaatgggtGTTTTGTGTGAGGTTTAATAAAAACATCAActgctagaccaggggtgtcaaactctggcccgggggccaaatctggcccgcactgtaaCTATATTTGGCctgcaagaaaataccaaatgtctactagagctggacCAATAATAGACAGTGCATGCACTGCTAATAtaacaaatcccagaatgctctgctggtgcgTCAGTCAGGACCCACAagtgccccctcctctgttgacattcattagcaaaggttggcccgtgactttcttcaaatttttcattttggcccactgtgtgtttgagtttgatacccctgtgCTAGACATAAGCAGATATCTGGAAGAAAAACAGATataccagggggtgctgagaagttcctggctctccccttttccagatgaaatagaaaaatgagtgtggggccatatgacagcctaatatcttagtatgtaactgtgcaaatatcaggtctttgcaattcttagaactgttttttcttttagtgagaagctgtgatggcagaggcacaagcaagtttcacgtcattacgggccatcatgaagcttttgtttttccagggaaagtcagcaaagaacattgagatgtcacaaacacagggggagaagtgtccttcctacagcactgtcaaaacccggatatctcatttcaagactgggcatttcaccattgaagatgagccccgcagtgggcgcccccaacctcaactgacctggcaacctgcaatgctttCCATGAggtgattattgaggaccagcgaatattcgcaaaaaagatacttttataaaatattcgCAGAagaagcccagatacttgacatctcacgggagtgtgttgggtttgttatcaccactatcctagacatgcacaagctttcagtggGTGCctaaatgtttgaacagtgatcagaagaaggaacgagttgaagcatccaaagccattttggcccattttgaagctgcacaggattttttgTCTAGGTTAGTggctgaggatgaaacctggctccgcatctatgatcctgaaaccaaggaacagtcaaaggaatgggcCACAGCGGgcccccgcggccgaagaagttctgaacccataAATCGACCAAAAAAGttatggcgtccgttttctgggataaagacggtattctgttggtggactaccaacctcggggctctagtatcaccggacagtattatgctaacctcctggaccagctgaaggaggcaattaagacgaaacgccgtggaaagttaaccaaagggatccttttttttgcagcacaatgcacCTGCACATGTCCAACGTTATGGGTGCCAAATAAAACactctgacgtcaaagatgctgctgagagctggtttgaaGCCAAACCAAGGGACTTTTGAACGGTCTAAAAAGCTGCagctacgctgtaccaagtgcatcagtctcaggggggaatatgttgaataaatgtgttatttcataactccggctctcttctttctgggcaaagccag belongs to Pyxicephalus adspersus chromosome 2, UCB_Pads_2.0, whole genome shotgun sequence and includes:
- the LOC140323028 gene encoding uncharacterized protein encodes the protein MRSDLEFAIFSVAMDGGFGPWGQGGNHQGGPFMDHGGPWQGFDFPEPMMDVGGPGPMFNQGFGMPPDLPPMPDRPPFLPPFEFRDGGNPAFDRDMGWLSERGNPFWDRPAAARQGFLRPFDRSNAKGTDDYFSKKKRKKRIFSAVQPAPVTDKKSDGPPKTFDQQGKQGSKPPSATQVKDPKQQNGDAKKQSTQENKDDKTNQPNAKPKTEEADGKVVPEMMNPTEMPPVSGASNTTFTCKLCRYETQDEKEILKHFNSSQHIEVIRHLYIFLPGKRVDFIQEYLTYEKNNVLPERRRQNLQPKIDSFKDIGQEHFFHRVEAAHCSACDVLIPDVPELLIEHTKSEDHLQKCKMSFKEIKNNCLAKAKEILQDKNALELLKDYNRGKDPFQEAEWAMMYTSSNQEVLVAEEDDDDYVPPAENITDNLNVDCIQNEEDSTPVTEACTPVTEACTPVTGDSSLNDLPPVEQEMTESSDSNNENILETHDIDGIVDDDEEAAEAP